A genomic window from Aethina tumida isolate Nest 87 chromosome 4, icAetTumi1.1, whole genome shotgun sequence includes:
- the LOC109594185 gene encoding retinoic acid receptor RXR-alpha-B isoform X2: protein MMKKEKPMMSVTAIIQGAQAQHWGRTLAGFGPPHLPLGYPYSNGLTLDQNLSMSQLGPQSPLEMKPDASQLGQFSPQGPNSPGSFSLGHPSLLSPSPGGGQKPAAYPPNHPLSGSKHLCSICGDRASGKHYGVYSCEGCKGFFKRTVRKDLSYACREEKNCIIDKRQRNRCQYCRYQKCLTMGMKREAVQEERQRTKDRDTSEVESTSNMQTDMPIERLLEAEKRVECNDPIVPYESQGNNICQATNKQLLQLVEWAKLIPHFTSLPVSDQVLLLRAGWNELLIAAFSHRSIQAQDGIVLATGLTVNKQTAHSVGVGAIYDRVLSELVNKMKEMKMDKTELGCLRAIILFNPDVRGLKSTPEVEILREKIYAVLEEYTRTTHPNEPGRFAKLLLRLPALRSIGLKCLEHLFFFRIIGETNIDTFLTDMLDNQNDA from the exons ATGATGAAAAAGGAGAAGCCGATGATGTCGGTGACGGCGATCATTCAGGGGGCGCAGGCACAGCACTGGGGCAGGACGTTGGCCGGGTTCGGGCCCCCGCACTTACCCCTAG gaTACCCCTATTCGAACG GTCTGACGCTGGACCAGAACCTGTCGATGAGCCAGTTGGGACCGCAATCGCCGTTGGAGATGAAGCCCGACGCGTCGCAACTGGGCCAGTTCAGCCCCCAAGGACCGAACAGTCCCGGATCATTTTCGCTAGGCCATCCGAGTCTGCTGAGCCCCTCGCCCGGGGGCGGTCAGAAGCCGGCCGCCTATCCGCCCAACCATCCGCTCAGCGGCAGCAAGCACCTGTGCTCTATTTGCGGCGACAGGGCTAGCGGCAAGCACTACGGTGTTTACAG CTGCGAGGGATGCAAGGGATTCTTCAAAAGGACCGTACGAAAGGACCTGTCGTACGCGTGTCGCGAGGAAAAGAACTGCATAATAGACAAAAGACAAAGAAACAGATGCCAGTATTGCAGATACCAGAAATGCCTCACCATGGGCATGAAAAGGGAGGCCGTGCAAGAGGAACGGCAACGGACGAAGGATCGGGACACGTCGGAGGTGGAGTCCACCTCCAACATGCAAACGGACATGCCGATCGAACGGCTCCTCGAAGCCGAAAAACGGGTCGAGTGCAACGATCCGATCGTACCGTATGAG TCGCAgggaaataatatttgtcaGGCGACCAACAAGCAACTGTTGCAGCTGGTAGAATGGGCAAAGCTAATACCTCATTTCACGTCGTTGCCGGTTTCCGATCAGGTGCTATTGCTGAGAGCCGGATGGAACGAGCTGCTCATCGCCGCCTTTTCGCACCGCAGCATCCAAGCTCAAGACGGCATAGTGCTGGCCACCGGACTCACCGTcaacaa ACAAACCGCTCATTCGGTGGGCGTGGGCGCCATCTACGACAGAGTGCTGAGCGAGCTCGTGAACAAGATGAAGGAAATGAAGATGGACAAAACGGAACTGGGATGTCTTCGTGCGATCATCCTCTTCAATCCAG ACGTACGAGGTTTGAAATCGACGCCGGAAGTGGAGATCCTGCGCGAGAAGATCTACGCGGTCCTCGAAGAGTACACGCGGACCACGCATCCCAACGAGCCCGGACGTTTCGCGAAACTGCTGCTCCGTCTGCCCGCCCTCCGGTCGATCGGCCTCAAGTGTCTCGAGCATCTGTTCTTCTTCCGCATCATCGGCGAGACCAACATTGACACCTTCCTCACCGACATGCTCGATAACCAGAACGACGCATAA
- the LOC109594185 gene encoding retinoic acid receptor RXR-alpha-B isoform X3 gives MMKKEKPMMSVTAIIQGAQAQHWGRTLAGFGPPHLPLGYPCANGLTLDQNLSMSQLGPQSPLEMKPDASQLGQFSPQGPNSPGSFSLGHPSLLSPSPGGGQKPAAYPPNHPLSGSKHLCSICGDRASGKHYGVYSCEGCKGFFKRTVRKDLSYACREEKNCIIDKRQRNRCQYCRYQKCLTMGMKREAVQEERQRTKDRDTSEVESTSNMQTDMPIERLLEAEKRVECNDPIVPYESQGNNICQATNKQLLQLVEWAKLIPHFTSLPVSDQVLLLRAGWNELLIAAFSHRSIQAQDGIVLATGLTVNKQTAHSVGVGAIYDRVLSELVNKMKEMKMDKTELGCLRAIILFNPDVRGLKSTPEVEILREKIYAVLEEYTRTTHPNEPGRFAKLLLRLPALRSIGLKCLEHLFFFRIIGETNIDTFLTDMLDNQNDA, from the exons ATGATGAAAAAGGAGAAGCCGATGATGTCGGTGACGGCGATCATTCAGGGGGCGCAGGCACAGCACTGGGGCAGGACGTTGGCCGGGTTCGGGCCCCCGCACTTACCCCTAG gGTATCCGTGCGCGAACG GTCTGACGCTGGACCAGAACCTGTCGATGAGCCAGTTGGGACCGCAATCGCCGTTGGAGATGAAGCCCGACGCGTCGCAACTGGGCCAGTTCAGCCCCCAAGGACCGAACAGTCCCGGATCATTTTCGCTAGGCCATCCGAGTCTGCTGAGCCCCTCGCCCGGGGGCGGTCAGAAGCCGGCCGCCTATCCGCCCAACCATCCGCTCAGCGGCAGCAAGCACCTGTGCTCTATTTGCGGCGACAGGGCTAGCGGCAAGCACTACGGTGTTTACAG CTGCGAGGGATGCAAGGGATTCTTCAAAAGGACCGTACGAAAGGACCTGTCGTACGCGTGTCGCGAGGAAAAGAACTGCATAATAGACAAAAGACAAAGAAACAGATGCCAGTATTGCAGATACCAGAAATGCCTCACCATGGGCATGAAAAGGGAGGCCGTGCAAGAGGAACGGCAACGGACGAAGGATCGGGACACGTCGGAGGTGGAGTCCACCTCCAACATGCAAACGGACATGCCGATCGAACGGCTCCTCGAAGCCGAAAAACGGGTCGAGTGCAACGATCCGATCGTACCGTATGAG TCGCAgggaaataatatttgtcaGGCGACCAACAAGCAACTGTTGCAGCTGGTAGAATGGGCAAAGCTAATACCTCATTTCACGTCGTTGCCGGTTTCCGATCAGGTGCTATTGCTGAGAGCCGGATGGAACGAGCTGCTCATCGCCGCCTTTTCGCACCGCAGCATCCAAGCTCAAGACGGCATAGTGCTGGCCACCGGACTCACCGTcaacaa ACAAACCGCTCATTCGGTGGGCGTGGGCGCCATCTACGACAGAGTGCTGAGCGAGCTCGTGAACAAGATGAAGGAAATGAAGATGGACAAAACGGAACTGGGATGTCTTCGTGCGATCATCCTCTTCAATCCAG ACGTACGAGGTTTGAAATCGACGCCGGAAGTGGAGATCCTGCGCGAGAAGATCTACGCGGTCCTCGAAGAGTACACGCGGACCACGCATCCCAACGAGCCCGGACGTTTCGCGAAACTGCTGCTCCGTCTGCCCGCCCTCCGGTCGATCGGCCTCAAGTGTCTCGAGCATCTGTTCTTCTTCCGCATCATCGGCGAGACCAACATTGACACCTTCCTCACCGACATGCTCGATAACCAGAACGACGCATAA
- the LOC109594185 gene encoding retinoic acid receptor RXR isoform X5 has product MDSTDRGYPYSNGLTLDQNLSMSQLGPQSPLEMKPDASQLGQFSPQGPNSPGSFSLGHPSLLSPSPGGGQKPAAYPPNHPLSGSKHLCSICGDRASGKHYGVYSCEGCKGFFKRTVRKDLSYACREEKNCIIDKRQRNRCQYCRYQKCLTMGMKREAVQEERQRTKDRDTSEVESTSNMQTDMPIERLLEAEKRVECNDPIVPYESQGNNICQATNKQLLQLVEWAKLIPHFTSLPVSDQVLLLRAGWNELLIAAFSHRSIQAQDGIVLATGLTVNKQTAHSVGVGAIYDRVLSELVNKMKEMKMDKTELGCLRAIILFNPDVRGLKSTPEVEILREKIYAVLEEYTRTTHPNEPGRFAKLLLRLPALRSIGLKCLEHLFFFRIIGETNIDTFLTDMLDNQNDA; this is encoded by the exons ATGGACTCAACGGACAGAG gaTACCCCTATTCGAACG GTCTGACGCTGGACCAGAACCTGTCGATGAGCCAGTTGGGACCGCAATCGCCGTTGGAGATGAAGCCCGACGCGTCGCAACTGGGCCAGTTCAGCCCCCAAGGACCGAACAGTCCCGGATCATTTTCGCTAGGCCATCCGAGTCTGCTGAGCCCCTCGCCCGGGGGCGGTCAGAAGCCGGCCGCCTATCCGCCCAACCATCCGCTCAGCGGCAGCAAGCACCTGTGCTCTATTTGCGGCGACAGGGCTAGCGGCAAGCACTACGGTGTTTACAG CTGCGAGGGATGCAAGGGATTCTTCAAAAGGACCGTACGAAAGGACCTGTCGTACGCGTGTCGCGAGGAAAAGAACTGCATAATAGACAAAAGACAAAGAAACAGATGCCAGTATTGCAGATACCAGAAATGCCTCACCATGGGCATGAAAAGGGAGGCCGTGCAAGAGGAACGGCAACGGACGAAGGATCGGGACACGTCGGAGGTGGAGTCCACCTCCAACATGCAAACGGACATGCCGATCGAACGGCTCCTCGAAGCCGAAAAACGGGTCGAGTGCAACGATCCGATCGTACCGTATGAG TCGCAgggaaataatatttgtcaGGCGACCAACAAGCAACTGTTGCAGCTGGTAGAATGGGCAAAGCTAATACCTCATTTCACGTCGTTGCCGGTTTCCGATCAGGTGCTATTGCTGAGAGCCGGATGGAACGAGCTGCTCATCGCCGCCTTTTCGCACCGCAGCATCCAAGCTCAAGACGGCATAGTGCTGGCCACCGGACTCACCGTcaacaa ACAAACCGCTCATTCGGTGGGCGTGGGCGCCATCTACGACAGAGTGCTGAGCGAGCTCGTGAACAAGATGAAGGAAATGAAGATGGACAAAACGGAACTGGGATGTCTTCGTGCGATCATCCTCTTCAATCCAG ACGTACGAGGTTTGAAATCGACGCCGGAAGTGGAGATCCTGCGCGAGAAGATCTACGCGGTCCTCGAAGAGTACACGCGGACCACGCATCCCAACGAGCCCGGACGTTTCGCGAAACTGCTGCTCCGTCTGCCCGCCCTCCGGTCGATCGGCCTCAAGTGTCTCGAGCATCTGTTCTTCTTCCGCATCATCGGCGAGACCAACATTGACACCTTCCTCACCGACATGCTCGATAACCAGAACGACGCATAA
- the LOC109594185 gene encoding retinoic acid receptor RXR isoform X6, producing MDSTDRGLTLDQNLSMSQLGPQSPLEMKPDASQLGQFSPQGPNSPGSFSLGHPSLLSPSPGGGQKPAAYPPNHPLSGSKHLCSICGDRASGKHYGVYSCEGCKGFFKRTVRKDLSYACREEKNCIIDKRQRNRCQYCRYQKCLTMGMKREAVQEERQRTKDRDTSEVESTSNMQTDMPIERLLEAEKRVECNDPIVPYESQGNNICQATNKQLLQLVEWAKLIPHFTSLPVSDQVLLLRAGWNELLIAAFSHRSIQAQDGIVLATGLTVNKQTAHSVGVGAIYDRVLSELVNKMKEMKMDKTELGCLRAIILFNPDVRGLKSTPEVEILREKIYAVLEEYTRTTHPNEPGRFAKLLLRLPALRSIGLKCLEHLFFFRIIGETNIDTFLTDMLDNQNDA from the exons ATGGACTCAACGGACAGAG GTCTGACGCTGGACCAGAACCTGTCGATGAGCCAGTTGGGACCGCAATCGCCGTTGGAGATGAAGCCCGACGCGTCGCAACTGGGCCAGTTCAGCCCCCAAGGACCGAACAGTCCCGGATCATTTTCGCTAGGCCATCCGAGTCTGCTGAGCCCCTCGCCCGGGGGCGGTCAGAAGCCGGCCGCCTATCCGCCCAACCATCCGCTCAGCGGCAGCAAGCACCTGTGCTCTATTTGCGGCGACAGGGCTAGCGGCAAGCACTACGGTGTTTACAG CTGCGAGGGATGCAAGGGATTCTTCAAAAGGACCGTACGAAAGGACCTGTCGTACGCGTGTCGCGAGGAAAAGAACTGCATAATAGACAAAAGACAAAGAAACAGATGCCAGTATTGCAGATACCAGAAATGCCTCACCATGGGCATGAAAAGGGAGGCCGTGCAAGAGGAACGGCAACGGACGAAGGATCGGGACACGTCGGAGGTGGAGTCCACCTCCAACATGCAAACGGACATGCCGATCGAACGGCTCCTCGAAGCCGAAAAACGGGTCGAGTGCAACGATCCGATCGTACCGTATGAG TCGCAgggaaataatatttgtcaGGCGACCAACAAGCAACTGTTGCAGCTGGTAGAATGGGCAAAGCTAATACCTCATTTCACGTCGTTGCCGGTTTCCGATCAGGTGCTATTGCTGAGAGCCGGATGGAACGAGCTGCTCATCGCCGCCTTTTCGCACCGCAGCATCCAAGCTCAAGACGGCATAGTGCTGGCCACCGGACTCACCGTcaacaa ACAAACCGCTCATTCGGTGGGCGTGGGCGCCATCTACGACAGAGTGCTGAGCGAGCTCGTGAACAAGATGAAGGAAATGAAGATGGACAAAACGGAACTGGGATGTCTTCGTGCGATCATCCTCTTCAATCCAG ACGTACGAGGTTTGAAATCGACGCCGGAAGTGGAGATCCTGCGCGAGAAGATCTACGCGGTCCTCGAAGAGTACACGCGGACCACGCATCCCAACGAGCCCGGACGTTTCGCGAAACTGCTGCTCCGTCTGCCCGCCCTCCGGTCGATCGGCCTCAAGTGTCTCGAGCATCTGTTCTTCTTCCGCATCATCGGCGAGACCAACATTGACACCTTCCTCACCGACATGCTCGATAACCAGAACGACGCATAA
- the LOC109594185 gene encoding retinoic acid receptor RXR-alpha-B isoform X1: MMKKEKPMMSVTAIIQGAQAQHWGRTLAGFGPPHLPLGYPYSNGYPCANGLTLDQNLSMSQLGPQSPLEMKPDASQLGQFSPQGPNSPGSFSLGHPSLLSPSPGGGQKPAAYPPNHPLSGSKHLCSICGDRASGKHYGVYSCEGCKGFFKRTVRKDLSYACREEKNCIIDKRQRNRCQYCRYQKCLTMGMKREAVQEERQRTKDRDTSEVESTSNMQTDMPIERLLEAEKRVECNDPIVPYESQGNNICQATNKQLLQLVEWAKLIPHFTSLPVSDQVLLLRAGWNELLIAAFSHRSIQAQDGIVLATGLTVNKQTAHSVGVGAIYDRVLSELVNKMKEMKMDKTELGCLRAIILFNPDVRGLKSTPEVEILREKIYAVLEEYTRTTHPNEPGRFAKLLLRLPALRSIGLKCLEHLFFFRIIGETNIDTFLTDMLDNQNDA, from the exons ATGATGAAAAAGGAGAAGCCGATGATGTCGGTGACGGCGATCATTCAGGGGGCGCAGGCACAGCACTGGGGCAGGACGTTGGCCGGGTTCGGGCCCCCGCACTTACCCCTAG gaTACCCCTATTCGAACG gGTATCCGTGCGCGAACG GTCTGACGCTGGACCAGAACCTGTCGATGAGCCAGTTGGGACCGCAATCGCCGTTGGAGATGAAGCCCGACGCGTCGCAACTGGGCCAGTTCAGCCCCCAAGGACCGAACAGTCCCGGATCATTTTCGCTAGGCCATCCGAGTCTGCTGAGCCCCTCGCCCGGGGGCGGTCAGAAGCCGGCCGCCTATCCGCCCAACCATCCGCTCAGCGGCAGCAAGCACCTGTGCTCTATTTGCGGCGACAGGGCTAGCGGCAAGCACTACGGTGTTTACAG CTGCGAGGGATGCAAGGGATTCTTCAAAAGGACCGTACGAAAGGACCTGTCGTACGCGTGTCGCGAGGAAAAGAACTGCATAATAGACAAAAGACAAAGAAACAGATGCCAGTATTGCAGATACCAGAAATGCCTCACCATGGGCATGAAAAGGGAGGCCGTGCAAGAGGAACGGCAACGGACGAAGGATCGGGACACGTCGGAGGTGGAGTCCACCTCCAACATGCAAACGGACATGCCGATCGAACGGCTCCTCGAAGCCGAAAAACGGGTCGAGTGCAACGATCCGATCGTACCGTATGAG TCGCAgggaaataatatttgtcaGGCGACCAACAAGCAACTGTTGCAGCTGGTAGAATGGGCAAAGCTAATACCTCATTTCACGTCGTTGCCGGTTTCCGATCAGGTGCTATTGCTGAGAGCCGGATGGAACGAGCTGCTCATCGCCGCCTTTTCGCACCGCAGCATCCAAGCTCAAGACGGCATAGTGCTGGCCACCGGACTCACCGTcaacaa ACAAACCGCTCATTCGGTGGGCGTGGGCGCCATCTACGACAGAGTGCTGAGCGAGCTCGTGAACAAGATGAAGGAAATGAAGATGGACAAAACGGAACTGGGATGTCTTCGTGCGATCATCCTCTTCAATCCAG ACGTACGAGGTTTGAAATCGACGCCGGAAGTGGAGATCCTGCGCGAGAAGATCTACGCGGTCCTCGAAGAGTACACGCGGACCACGCATCCCAACGAGCCCGGACGTTTCGCGAAACTGCTGCTCCGTCTGCCCGCCCTCCGGTCGATCGGCCTCAAGTGTCTCGAGCATCTGTTCTTCTTCCGCATCATCGGCGAGACCAACATTGACACCTTCCTCACCGACATGCTCGATAACCAGAACGACGCATAA
- the LOC109594185 gene encoding retinoic acid receptor RXR-alpha-B isoform X4, which produces MDSTDRGYPYSNGYPCANGLTLDQNLSMSQLGPQSPLEMKPDASQLGQFSPQGPNSPGSFSLGHPSLLSPSPGGGQKPAAYPPNHPLSGSKHLCSICGDRASGKHYGVYSCEGCKGFFKRTVRKDLSYACREEKNCIIDKRQRNRCQYCRYQKCLTMGMKREAVQEERQRTKDRDTSEVESTSNMQTDMPIERLLEAEKRVECNDPIVPYESQGNNICQATNKQLLQLVEWAKLIPHFTSLPVSDQVLLLRAGWNELLIAAFSHRSIQAQDGIVLATGLTVNKQTAHSVGVGAIYDRVLSELVNKMKEMKMDKTELGCLRAIILFNPDVRGLKSTPEVEILREKIYAVLEEYTRTTHPNEPGRFAKLLLRLPALRSIGLKCLEHLFFFRIIGETNIDTFLTDMLDNQNDA; this is translated from the exons ATGGACTCAACGGACAGAG gaTACCCCTATTCGAACG gGTATCCGTGCGCGAACG GTCTGACGCTGGACCAGAACCTGTCGATGAGCCAGTTGGGACCGCAATCGCCGTTGGAGATGAAGCCCGACGCGTCGCAACTGGGCCAGTTCAGCCCCCAAGGACCGAACAGTCCCGGATCATTTTCGCTAGGCCATCCGAGTCTGCTGAGCCCCTCGCCCGGGGGCGGTCAGAAGCCGGCCGCCTATCCGCCCAACCATCCGCTCAGCGGCAGCAAGCACCTGTGCTCTATTTGCGGCGACAGGGCTAGCGGCAAGCACTACGGTGTTTACAG CTGCGAGGGATGCAAGGGATTCTTCAAAAGGACCGTACGAAAGGACCTGTCGTACGCGTGTCGCGAGGAAAAGAACTGCATAATAGACAAAAGACAAAGAAACAGATGCCAGTATTGCAGATACCAGAAATGCCTCACCATGGGCATGAAAAGGGAGGCCGTGCAAGAGGAACGGCAACGGACGAAGGATCGGGACACGTCGGAGGTGGAGTCCACCTCCAACATGCAAACGGACATGCCGATCGAACGGCTCCTCGAAGCCGAAAAACGGGTCGAGTGCAACGATCCGATCGTACCGTATGAG TCGCAgggaaataatatttgtcaGGCGACCAACAAGCAACTGTTGCAGCTGGTAGAATGGGCAAAGCTAATACCTCATTTCACGTCGTTGCCGGTTTCCGATCAGGTGCTATTGCTGAGAGCCGGATGGAACGAGCTGCTCATCGCCGCCTTTTCGCACCGCAGCATCCAAGCTCAAGACGGCATAGTGCTGGCCACCGGACTCACCGTcaacaa ACAAACCGCTCATTCGGTGGGCGTGGGCGCCATCTACGACAGAGTGCTGAGCGAGCTCGTGAACAAGATGAAGGAAATGAAGATGGACAAAACGGAACTGGGATGTCTTCGTGCGATCATCCTCTTCAATCCAG ACGTACGAGGTTTGAAATCGACGCCGGAAGTGGAGATCCTGCGCGAGAAGATCTACGCGGTCCTCGAAGAGTACACGCGGACCACGCATCCCAACGAGCCCGGACGTTTCGCGAAACTGCTGCTCCGTCTGCCCGCCCTCCGGTCGATCGGCCTCAAGTGTCTCGAGCATCTGTTCTTCTTCCGCATCATCGGCGAGACCAACATTGACACCTTCCTCACCGACATGCTCGATAACCAGAACGACGCATAA
- the LOC109594185 gene encoding retinoic acid receptor RXR isoform X7 → MSQLGPQSPLEMKPDASQLGQFSPQGPNSPGSFSLGHPSLLSPSPGGGQKPAAYPPNHPLSGSKHLCSICGDRASGKHYGVYSCEGCKGFFKRTVRKDLSYACREEKNCIIDKRQRNRCQYCRYQKCLTMGMKREAVQEERQRTKDRDTSEVESTSNMQTDMPIERLLEAEKRVECNDPIVPYESQGNNICQATNKQLLQLVEWAKLIPHFTSLPVSDQVLLLRAGWNELLIAAFSHRSIQAQDGIVLATGLTVNKQTAHSVGVGAIYDRVLSELVNKMKEMKMDKTELGCLRAIILFNPDVRGLKSTPEVEILREKIYAVLEEYTRTTHPNEPGRFAKLLLRLPALRSIGLKCLEHLFFFRIIGETNIDTFLTDMLDNQNDA, encoded by the exons ATGAGCCAGTTGGGACCGCAATCGCCGTTGGAGATGAAGCCCGACGCGTCGCAACTGGGCCAGTTCAGCCCCCAAGGACCGAACAGTCCCGGATCATTTTCGCTAGGCCATCCGAGTCTGCTGAGCCCCTCGCCCGGGGGCGGTCAGAAGCCGGCCGCCTATCCGCCCAACCATCCGCTCAGCGGCAGCAAGCACCTGTGCTCTATTTGCGGCGACAGGGCTAGCGGCAAGCACTACGGTGTTTACAG CTGCGAGGGATGCAAGGGATTCTTCAAAAGGACCGTACGAAAGGACCTGTCGTACGCGTGTCGCGAGGAAAAGAACTGCATAATAGACAAAAGACAAAGAAACAGATGCCAGTATTGCAGATACCAGAAATGCCTCACCATGGGCATGAAAAGGGAGGCCGTGCAAGAGGAACGGCAACGGACGAAGGATCGGGACACGTCGGAGGTGGAGTCCACCTCCAACATGCAAACGGACATGCCGATCGAACGGCTCCTCGAAGCCGAAAAACGGGTCGAGTGCAACGATCCGATCGTACCGTATGAG TCGCAgggaaataatatttgtcaGGCGACCAACAAGCAACTGTTGCAGCTGGTAGAATGGGCAAAGCTAATACCTCATTTCACGTCGTTGCCGGTTTCCGATCAGGTGCTATTGCTGAGAGCCGGATGGAACGAGCTGCTCATCGCCGCCTTTTCGCACCGCAGCATCCAAGCTCAAGACGGCATAGTGCTGGCCACCGGACTCACCGTcaacaa ACAAACCGCTCATTCGGTGGGCGTGGGCGCCATCTACGACAGAGTGCTGAGCGAGCTCGTGAACAAGATGAAGGAAATGAAGATGGACAAAACGGAACTGGGATGTCTTCGTGCGATCATCCTCTTCAATCCAG ACGTACGAGGTTTGAAATCGACGCCGGAAGTGGAGATCCTGCGCGAGAAGATCTACGCGGTCCTCGAAGAGTACACGCGGACCACGCATCCCAACGAGCCCGGACGTTTCGCGAAACTGCTGCTCCGTCTGCCCGCCCTCCGGTCGATCGGCCTCAAGTGTCTCGAGCATCTGTTCTTCTTCCGCATCATCGGCGAGACCAACATTGACACCTTCCTCACCGACATGCTCGATAACCAGAACGACGCATAA